One genomic segment of Entelurus aequoreus isolate RoL-2023_Sb linkage group LG25, RoL_Eaeq_v1.1, whole genome shotgun sequence includes these proteins:
- the LOC133642273 gene encoding immediate early response gene 2 protein-like, whose protein sequence is MEVSSQAMRIFYTSLGKLYTSRSQKGGLRLHRGLMLIRMIKSSSDIYNLATASVLRAQQDAEKPAAMCTATEMEEDEDTETMEESLTGQG, encoded by the coding sequence ATGGAGGTGAGCAGCCAGGCAATGAGGATTTTCTACACATCTTTGGGGAAACTTTATACGTCTCGCAGCCAGAAAGGAGGACTGCGCCTGCACCGGGGCCTCATGCTTATCCGCATGATCAAATCCTCAAGTGACATCTACAACTTGGCCACTGCCAGTGTGCTGAGAGCGCAACAGGACGCCGAGAAGCCCGCGGCAATGTGCACGGCGACAGAGATGGAAGAGGACGAGGACACGGAGACGATGGAAGAGAGTCTGACTGGCCAGGGATAA